The Thermomonospora amylolytica sequence TGGTCGCCCCGCAGGGCTCGGTGCCGGTCACGCTGGCCCTGCACGGCGCCCACGCGGTCGGCAACGCGCTGGCCGCCGCGGCGGTGGCGCTGCGGGCCGGGATGACGCCGCAGGCCGTCGCCGAGGCGCTGACGCAGGCCCGGCCGGTCAGCCGGTGGCGGATGGAGGTCGGGCGCACCCCCGAGGGCGTGGTGGTGGTCAACGACGCCTACAACGCCAATCCCGAGTCGGTGCGGGCGGCGGTGGACACGGTGGCGCACATGGCGCGTTCCGCCGGAGGCCGGGCGTTCGCCGCGCTGGGGGAAATGGCGGAACTGGGCGGACGTTCTGTGGCGGAACACGAGAAGATCGGGCAGCATGTCGCGCGCAGCGGATTCGCCGGCCTGGTCGCGGTGGGCGCTGCGGCGGCCCCGATGATCGACGGGGCCGGTCAGGTGGGGTCATGGACGGGAGAGTGCGTACAGGTGGATGACGTCGGCGCGGCGGTGACCGCGCTCCGCGAGCGGCTGCGGCCGCGGGACGTCGTGCTGGTGAAGGGCTCTCGCGTCGCCGGGATGGAACGGGTCGCCGCCGGGCTGCTGGCGCCCGCCTCCGGGGACGGCGCCGACGGGGGTGCCGCCCCGTGCTGAACATCATGCTGGCGGCCGCGGTGTCGCTGTTCATCGGCATGGTGGGGACCCCGGTGTGGATCCGCATAGTGCGCCGGCTCGGCTACGGCCAGATGATCCGCGAGGAGGGCCCGCAGGCGCACCACGGCAAGCGCGGCACCCCCACCATGGGCGGCGCGGTGTTCATCGTCGGGTCGCTGGTCGGCTACGCCGTCGCGCACATGGTGACGCAGACCACCCCGACCGTGTCCGGCGCCCTGGTGCTGCTGCTGATGACCGGGCTGGGCCTGGTCGGCTTCGTGGACGACTACATCAAGGTGTTCAAGCAGCGCAGCCTGGGCCTGCGCAGCGGCGCCAAGATGATCGGCATCGTGCTGGTCGGCGTGGTCTTCGCGGTCGGCTCGCTGAACTTCCCCAACGGCTACGACGTCACCCCGGCCACCGACCACCTGTCGTTCCTGCGCGACTTCGGCCCCTCCATCGGGCCGTACCTGTTCGTGCTGTGGGCGCTGTTCCTGATCGCCGCGGTCTCCAACGGCGTCAACCTGACCGACGGGCTGGACGGCCTGGCCGCCGGGCCCGCCGCGATGGTGCTGGCCGCCTACGTGATCATCGGCAACTGGCAGCTGCGCAACAGCTGCTTCGGCAGCGGCCTGGCGCCCAACTGCTACAGCGTCCGCGACCCGCTGGACCTGGCGGTGGTGGCCGCCGCGGTGCTGGGCGGCGTGTTCGGGTTCCTGTGGTGGAACGCCCCGCCGGCCAAGGTCTTCATGGGCGACACCGGCTCGCTGGCGCTCGGCGGCGTGCTGGTGGGCCTGGCCATCCTCACCCGCACCCAGTTCCTGCTGGCGATCCTGTGCGGCCTGATCGTGATGATCACCCTGTCGGTGATGATCCAGGTCGGGGTGTTCCGGGTGACCCAGAAGTTCACCGGCACCGGCAAACGGGTGTTCAAGATGGCCCCGCTGCAGCATCACTTCGAGCTGTCCGGATGGGCCGAGACCACCATCGTCGTGCGATTCTGGCTGATGTCGGCGCTGTTCGTGGCGCTGGGGATCGGCCTGTTCTACCTGGAATGGATGCCCAAGGGGTGAACGCGGACAACTGGCGGGGCCGGCCGGTCTGCGTGGCCGGCCTGGGGGTGTCGGGCCGGGCGGCGGCCCGGGCGCTGGCCGACCGGGGCGCACGGGTCACCCTGGTGGACGCCCGCGACGACGCCGACGCCCGCGCGCAGGCCGGGCCGCTGCGCGAACACGGCGTCGAGGTACGGCTGGGCGACGGCGACACGCTGCCGCCGGGCACCGACCTGGTGGTGGTCTCGCCCGGCTGGCGGCCCGACGCCCCGCTGCCCAGGGCGGCCGCCGCGGCCGGGGTGGAGATCTACGGCGAGGTCGAGCTGGCCTGGCGGCTGCGCCCGGCCGAGGGCGCGGCCCCGTGGCTGGCGCTGACCGGGACGAACGGCAAGACCACCGCGGTGCGGATGCTGGCGTCCATCCTGCGGGCCGCCGGGCACCGCACCCTCGCGGTCGGCAACGTCGGCACCCCGATCGTGGAGGCGGCGGCCGACCCGTCCTACGACGTGCTGGCGGTGGAGCTGTCCAGCTTCCAGCTGCACTGGTCCTCCAGCCTGGACCCGCTGGCCGCCGCCGTGCTCAACGTGGCGCCCGACCACATCGACTGGCACGGCTCCCTGGAGGCGTACGCCGCCGACAAGGGGAAGATCTTCGGGCCCGGGACGTTCGCCGTGGCCAACGCCGCCGACCCGGTCACGCTGCGGCTGGCCGAGGGCGCGTCGCGGCGCGCCGCGTTCACCCTGGCGATCCCCGCGCCCGGCGAGGTCGGCGTGGTGGAGGACCTGCTGGTGGACCGGGCGTTCACCGCCGACCCGGTCCGCGAGGCCGCCGAGCTGGCGTCCCTGTCGGACGTACGGCCGTTCGCGCCGCACAACGTGGCCAACGCGCTGGCCGCCGCCGCCCTGGCCCGCGCCTACGGCGTCCCGCCGGAGGCGGTCCGGGAGGGGCTGCGCGCGTTCACGCCCGACCCGCACCGCATCGCGCACGTGGCCACCGTGGACGGCGTGGACTACGTCGACGACTCCAAGGCCACCAACCCGCACGCGGCGCAGGCGTCGCTGGCCGCCTACGAGAAGGTGGTGTGGATCGCCGGCGGGCTGCTCAAGGGCGCCGAGGTCGACGACCTGGTCCGCTCGTGCGCGGACCGGCTGCGGGGGGCGGTGCTGCTGGGCGCCGACCGCGGCAAGATCGCCGAAGCGCTGGCGCGACACGCCCCCGATGTCCCGGTGGTGGACGTCGCGGAGACCGAGACTGGGGCGATGGACACCGTGGTGACCCAAGCCTCCCGACTCGCCCGGCCCGGCGACACCGTGCTGCTCGCCCCGGCCGGCGCCTCGTTCGACATGTTCGCCGGGTACGGCGCGCGCGGCGACGCGTTCGCCGCGGCGGTCCACCGGCTGGCCGGACGGGCGGCCGGGTAGGCGCCGATGACCTCCCTGTCCGCGCGGGACGGCGGCCGGCCGGGCCTGCGGGCGCAGTTCGTCGCCCTGGTGGGGATGCTGGACCGCCCGCTGACCTCCTACTACCTGGTGCTCGGCTGCTCGATGCTGCTGCTGGCGCTGGGGCTGACGATGGTGCTGGCGTCCTCCAACGTCAAGCAGCTCCAGGAGACCGGGTCGGCCTACACCCTGTTCCAGAAGCAGGCCATGTGGATGGCGCTGGGGCTGCCGGTGATGTGGCTGGCGGCCAGGCTGCCGCCGCGGACGTTCCGGGCGCTGGCCTACCCGCTGCTGCTGCTGTCGGTCATCGGGCTGGTGATCGTGCTGATCCCGGGGCTGGGCTCGACCGTGGGAGGGGCCACCCGCTGGATCGACCTGGGGCCGTTCCAGATCCAGCCGTCCGAGCCGGCCAAGCTGAGCCTGGCGCTGTGGGGCGCGGACCTGATGGCCCGCCGCGAACGGCTCGGCCAGCTCACCGACTGGCGGGCGCTGCTGATCCCGCTGCTGCCCGGCTTCGGGGTGGTGGTGATGCTGGTGATGATCGGCCACGACCTGGGCACCACCCTGGTGCTGCTGACGATCTTCCTGACCCTGCTGTGGGTGGTGGGCGCGCCCGGGCGGCTGTTCGTCGGGATGACCGGGCTGATCGGGCTGCTGGTGGCCATCCTGATCGTGGTCGAGCCGTACCGGATGCAGCGGCTGATCGGCTTCCTGGACTCCTCCGGCGACCCGCTGGGGGTGCGCTACCAGGGCACCCAGGGGCTGCTGGCGATCGCCTCCGGCGGCTGGTTCGGCACCGGGCTGGGGGAGGGCCGGGCCCAGTGGGGGTTCCTGCCGCACGCCGAGACCGACTTCATCTTCGCGATCATCGGAGAGCAGCTGGGCCTGGTCGGTACGCTCGTCGTGCTGGGCCTGTTCGGCCTGCTGGCCTACGCCGGCCTGCGGATCGCCCGGCGGGTCAGGGACCCGTTCATGCGGCTGGCCGCGGCGGCGGCCACCGGATGGCTGTCGGTCCAGGCGATCGTCAACATCGGGGCGGTGATCGGGGTGCTGCCCATCACGGGCATCCCGCTGCCGCTGGTGTCCTACGGGGGATCGGCGCTGATCCCCACCCTGGCCGCGCTGGGCATGCTGCTGGCGTTCGCGCAACGCGAGCCGGGGGCGCGGCAGGCGCTGGCCGCACGCGGCCCCGGACCGGTCCGGCGGGCTCTAAGCTGGCTTGGTCTGGCACGGCGATGAAGTCCGTTTTCACCACCACGCTGAGGAGGCGTACTCGAGCATGAGGGTTGTCCTGGCCGGCGGCGGGACCGCTGGACACATCGAGCCGGCGCTCGCCCTCGCCGACGCGCTGCGCCGCGAGGATCCGAGTGTCCAGATCACCTGCCTGGGCACCGAACGGGGCCTGGAGACCCGGCTGGTCCCGCAGCGGGGCTACGAGCTGGCCCTGATCCCGCCCGTGCCGCTGCCGCGCACGCTGACCCCCCGGCTGCTGACCGTCCCCGGGCGGCTGCGCGGGGCGATCAACGCGGCCGCCGCCGTGCTGGACCGGGTGCAGGCCGACGTGCTGGTCGGGTTCGGCGGCTATGTCGCCACCCCCGGCTACCTGGCCGCCCGCAAGCGCCGCATCCCGATCGTCGTGCACGAGGCCAACCCCCGGCCGGGCCTGGCCAACCGGCTCGGCGCGCGGTTCACCGAGCACGTCGCCGTCTCGCACCACGACACGCCGCTGCCGCACGCCCGGTTCGTCGGGATCCCGCTGCGCCGGGAGATCGCCACCCTGGACCGGCTGGCGATGGGCGACAAGGCCCGCTCCTACTTCGGGCTGCTGCCGGACCTGCCGACGCTGCTGATCTTCGGCGGCTCGCAGGGCGCCCGCTCGCTCAACCGGGCCGCGGTGGCCTGCGCCCCGGCGTTCCGCGCCGCCGGCATCCAGGTGCTGCACATCGTCGGGCCCAAGAACACCGAGGAGCCCGAGCCGTCCCGCGGCGGCCCGCAGTACGTCACCCTGCCCTACTGCGACCGGATGGACCTGGCGTACGCCGCCGCCGACATGGCCATGTGCCGGGCCGGCGCGATGACCTGCGCCGAGCTGGCCGCGGTGGGCCTGCCGGCGGCGTACGTGCCGCTGCCGCACGGCAACGGCGAGCAGCGGCTGAACGCCGAGCCGATCGTGGCCGCCGGCGGCGGGCTGCTGGTCGACGACGCCGAGCTGAGCCCGGAGTGGATCCGGGGCAACCTGCTGCCGGTGCTGGGCGACCCGGCCCGGGTGGCGCAGATGTCGGAGGCCGCCGCGCAGATGGGCCGCCGGGACGCCGACATGGCGCTGGCCGGGCTGGTCCGCGAGGTCGTGCGGGGAGCACGGGCCCGATGAGCGGCGCCGCCCGGCCCGGCGCCGCCGGCGAGGCGATGCGGCACGTCCACTTCATCGCGATCGGCGGGGCGGGCATGTCCGGGATCGCCCGGATCATGCTGCGCCGCGGGATCACCGTGTCCGGCAGCGACGCCCAGGACTCGGCCATGCTGGCGCAGCTGGCCGGGCTGGGGGCGCGGGTGTTCGTCGGGCACTCCGCCGAGCACCTCGGCGACGCCGACACGGTGGTGGTGTCCACCGCCATCCGCGAGACCAATCCCGAGCTGCGGGCGGCGCGCGAACGCGGCCTGCGGGTGCTGCACCGTTCCGAGGCGCTGGCGGCGCTGATGGCCGGGCGGCGGGCGGTGGCGGTCGCCGGGACCCACGGCAAGACCACCACCACCTCGATGCTCACCGTGGTGCTGCAGCACGCCGGGGCCGACCCGGCCTACTGCATCGGCGGGCAGCTGGTCACCACCGGCCTCGGCGCCGACGACGGCACCGGCGACGTGTTCGTGGCCGAGGCCGACGAGAGCGACGGGTCGTTCCTGCGCTACACCCCGCAGATCGCGGTGGTCACCAACGTGGAGGCCGACCACCTCGACAACTACGGGGCGTTCGAGCAGGTCAAGGAGAACTTCCACCGGTTCGTGCGGCGGGTGGCGCCGGACGGCGCGCTGGTGGCCTCCGCCGACGACCCGGTGGCCCGCGAGCTGGCCGGCGCCGCCCGCGAGCGGGGGCTGACCGTGGTCTCCTACGGCGAGGCCGCCGACGCCGACCTGCGCATCACCGCCTTCACCCCGCGCGGGCTCGGCTCGCGGTTCGAGATCGAGGGGCTGGGCGAGGTGACCCTGGAGGTGCCGGGCCGGCACTACGCCCACAACGCCACCGCGGTGGTCGCCGTCGCGCGGCTGCTGGGCCACGACTTCACGGTGGTGCGGGAGGGGCTGGCCTCGTTCGCCGGGTCGATGCGCCGGCTGGAGCGCAAGGGCGAGGCCGCCGGGGTGCAGGTGTTCGACAGTTACGCCCACCACCCGACCGAGCTGACCGCCGACCTGCAGGCCACCCGCGAGTACCTCGGGCAGCTGCCCGGGGAGGGACGCATCGTCGCGGTGTTCCAGCCGCACCTGTACAGCCGGACCCGGTTCTTCGCCGCCGAGTTCGGCCGGGCGCTGGGCCTGGCCGACGTGGCGGTGGTGCTGGACGTGTACGGGGCGCGCGAGGACCCCGAACCCGGGGTGAGCGGCCGGCTGATCGCCGACGCCGTTCCGGACGGCACGCGGGTCGAGTACGTGCCCGACACCGCCGACGTGCCGGAGGTGGTGGCCGGGCTGGCCCGTCCGGGCGACCTGGTGCTCACCCTCGGCGCCGGCGACGTGACCAAGCTGGGTCCGCTGATCCTGGAGCGGCTCGGCTGATCACGGCGTGGGTCCCCGACAGCACGGCCGGTTCGGGTCATCATCGAGATCTATGGCACAGACTCAGGCGAGGCGAGGACGCGCCGCGGCCCCGGCGGCCCAGGACGGCCGCCGGCCGCGGTGGCGGCCCATCGGGGTGACCCTGCTGGTGCTGGCCCTGCTGGCCGCCGCGACCTGGGTGCTGCTGGGCTCCCGGCTGCTGGTGGTCCGGCAGGTCGAGGTGTCCGGTACGGAGCTGGTGCGGCACGACCGGCTGGTGGCCGCGGCCGGGGTCCGGCTGGGCCTGCCGCTGGCCCGGCTGGACACCGACGAGGTCCGCGCCCGGGTGCAGCGCATTCGCGAGGTGGAGTCGGCGACGGTGCGGCGGGTGTGGCCGGGCACGGTGCGGATCGAGGTGCGCGAGCGGGTGCCGCTGGTGGCGGTCGAACGGGCCGGGCGGTTCTGGCAGATCGACCGGTTCGGGGTCACCGTCACCGAGTCGGCGCAACGGCCCGCGGCGCTGCCGGTGCTGAACGTCGCGGCCCCGCGGCCCGGCGATCCGGCCACCGACGCGGCGCTGCGGGTGGTGCAGGAGCTGCCCGAGCGGCTGGCCCGCCGGCTGACCACGGTGGACGCCCCCAGCCCCGAGTCGGTGACGCTGCGGCTGGCCGCCGCCGACGGCGCCGGGCCGCTCACCGTGGTGTGGGGGCCGCCCGGCCGGGCCGAGGAGAAGAGCCGTCTGGTGGAGGCGCTGCGCCGGACCCCGGCGGGACGGTCGGCGCGCACCATCGACGTCAGCTCGCCCGAGGTGGTGACCACCAGGTGAACGCACCGGGCCCCGGTACGCAAAGGATCACATCCGGGATCGGGTGCGCCGCGCGAGTCGGCGGGAATGGGTGGCGCGGTATGGGGCAGTCTTGGAGGATCGCATGCGCGCCGGGCGGGTGCGCCGTGCCGTGGAGGGGAGGGGACCGGGTGATCGACCTGGAGCGCAGCCGGACGAGCCGTACCGGCCGGGGCAATCCGGCCGGGCCCGGTCCAGTGCGACACGCCGGTGCACTCGAGGGGCGGTTAGTTGACCCTGGCGGTGACCCGCCCCTACTGTCCGTATCAGCCTTCAGGTTGACATAAGTCTAACCCTCAACTTGAGGGTGAGGGTTGACGGACGGCCTCGGGCACCCCAGCCACAGTTCAACAAGACCAGGTCAGTACCATCGCGCGGGCCGGCGCGCGGCTTCGGCCGCAGGCGTGCCGGCCGGCCGGACTCAACGAGCGGAAAGGCCCCTCGTCGTGGCAGCACCGCAGAATTACCTCGCGGTCATCAAGGTCGTCGGGATCGGCGGCGGCGGCGTCAACGCCGTCAACCGGATGATCGAGGAGGGCCTCAAGGGCGTCGAGTTCATCGCGATCAACACCGACGCCCAGGCGCTGCTGATGAGCGATGCCGATGTCAAGCTCGACGTCGGCCGCGAGCTCACCCGCGGACTGGGCGCCGGCGCCAACCCCGACGTCGGCCGCAAGGCGGCCGAGGACCACCGCGAGGAGATCGAGGAGGTCCTCAAGGGCGCCGACATGGTCTTCGTGACCGCCGGCGAGGGCGGCGGCACCGGCACCGGCGGCGCCCCGGTGGTGGCCAACATCGCCCGGTCGCTGGGCGCGCTGACCATCGGCGTGGTCACCCGGCCGTTCAGCTTCGAGGGCAAGCGCCGGGCGATGCAGGCCGAGGCCGGCATCGAGACCCTGCGCGACGAGGTCGACACCCTGATCGTCATTCCCAACGACCGGCTGCTGTCGATCTCCGACCGCCAGGTCAGCGTGCTGGACGCGTTCAAGGCCGCCGACCAGGTGCTGCTGTCCGGTGTGCAGGGCATCACCGACCTGATCACCACCCCGGGCCTGATCAACCTGGACTTCGCCGACGTCAAGTCGGTGATGAGCGGGGCCGGCTCGGCGCTGATGGGCATCGGCTCGGCGCGCGGCGACGACCGCAGCGTGGCCGCCGCCGAGATGGCCATCTCCAGCCCGCTGCTGGAGGCCAGCATCGACGGCGCGCACGGGGTGCTGCTGTCCATCTCCGGCGGCTCGGACCTGGGCCTGTTCGAGATCAACGAGGCGGCCCAGCTGGTGTCCAACGCCGCCGCCCCGGACGCCAACATCATCTTCGGCGCGGTCATCGACGACGCCCTCGGCGACGAGGTCCGGGTGACCGTGATCGCCGCGGGGTTCGACGAGGGACGCCCTACTAAGCCGGCGCCGGAGCCGGAGACGGCCCGCAGGATTCCGGCGTCGGCGACCCGCCCGAACACCCCGCCGCAGAACCCGATCCCGACCCGGGTCGGGCGTTCGGACTCCGCTCCGGCCGCCCCGCAGCAGTCGGTGGCCCAGGCCGCCGCGGCCCCCGCCCCGGCGCAGCCCGCCCCGGCGCCCGCCCCCGCGCGGCAGGAGCGGTCCGACTCCGGAGACGACGACCCGGCCTCCGGGGAACGTTCCGGCGACCCCGCCCCGGCCAAGAACACCCCCTCCACCGCCTCCGGCAACGCCCCGTCGTCCGCCGGACCGGCCAAGCCGGAACGCGAGTCCGGCACCGCCGAGCGCGAGCCCGGCGCCGTGACGCCGCCCCGTCCGCGCCCGGCCGCCGACCAGAACCCGCCGCGGGTGCCCGCGGGGGACGGCGACGGCGGCCCGTCGACCGGCCCGCGCCGCCGCCCGGTCGTCTTCGACGAGGACGACGACCTCGACGTCCCCGACTTCCTGAAGTAGGAGGCCGGCCGGGATGGGCCTCGCAGGCTCCGTGCGCGCCCGCCGCGACGAACTGGCGGCCAACCTGCGGACGGTGCGGGAACGGATCGCCGCCGCCTGTGCCGCGGCCGGCCGGGATCCGGCGGAGGTCACGCTGGTCGCGGTCACCAAGACGTTCCCCGCCTCCGACGTCCGGCTGCTGGCCGGACTGGGCGTCGCCGACGTCGGCGAGAACCGCGACCAGGAGGCCGCGGCCAAGGCCGCCGAATGCGCCGACCTGCCGCTGACCTGGCATTTCGTCGGTCAGCTGCAGACCAACAAGGCGCGTTCGGTGGCCGGGTACGCCGACGTGGTGCACTCGGTGGACCGGACCAGGCTGGTGACGGCGCTGTCGTCGGCGGCGGTGCGGGCCGGCCGGACGCTGCGCTGCCTGGTGCAGGTCTCGCTGGACGAACGCCCGGGCCGGGGCGGCGCCGCCCCCTCCGAGGTGCCGGAACTGGCCGACCTGATCGCCGCGTCCGACGGCCTGGAACTCGGCGGCGTCATGGCGGTCGCCCCGCTGGGCGCCGACCCCGCCCCGGCGTTCGCCCGCCTGGCCGGCGTGGCCGAGCGGCTGCGCGCCGCGCACCCCTCCGCGACGGTGATCTCGGCCGGTATGAGCGGGGATCTGGAGCAGGCCGTCGCGTGTGGCGCGACACACGTGCGGATCGGTACGGCGTTGCTCGGCGGCCGAGGCGCAATCGTCAGGTAATGTCCCCACAGTGGCACCTGCCCGGGGAGGGGCCACCGACGGTCACTGCCGGAGCAGCG is a genomic window containing:
- the mraY gene encoding phospho-N-acetylmuramoyl-pentapeptide-transferase, which translates into the protein MLNIMLAAAVSLFIGMVGTPVWIRIVRRLGYGQMIREEGPQAHHGKRGTPTMGGAVFIVGSLVGYAVAHMVTQTTPTVSGALVLLLMTGLGLVGFVDDYIKVFKQRSLGLRSGAKMIGIVLVGVVFAVGSLNFPNGYDVTPATDHLSFLRDFGPSIGPYLFVLWALFLIAAVSNGVNLTDGLDGLAAGPAAMVLAAYVIIGNWQLRNSCFGSGLAPNCYSVRDPLDLAVVAAAVLGGVFGFLWWNAPPAKVFMGDTGSLALGGVLVGLAILTRTQFLLAILCGLIVMITLSVMIQVGVFRVTQKFTGTGKRVFKMAPLQHHFELSGWAETTIVVRFWLMSALFVALGIGLFYLEWMPKG
- the murD gene encoding UDP-N-acetylmuramoyl-L-alanine--D-glutamate ligase gives rise to the protein MDAQGVNADNWRGRPVCVAGLGVSGRAAARALADRGARVTLVDARDDADARAQAGPLREHGVEVRLGDGDTLPPGTDLVVVSPGWRPDAPLPRAAAAAGVEIYGEVELAWRLRPAEGAAPWLALTGTNGKTTAVRMLASILRAAGHRTLAVGNVGTPIVEAAADPSYDVLAVELSSFQLHWSSSLDPLAAAVLNVAPDHIDWHGSLEAYAADKGKIFGPGTFAVANAADPVTLRLAEGASRRAAFTLAIPAPGEVGVVEDLLVDRAFTADPVREAAELASLSDVRPFAPHNVANALAAAALARAYGVPPEAVREGLRAFTPDPHRIAHVATVDGVDYVDDSKATNPHAAQASLAAYEKVVWIAGGLLKGAEVDDLVRSCADRLRGAVLLGADRGKIAEALARHAPDVPVVDVAETETGAMDTVVTQASRLARPGDTVLLAPAGASFDMFAGYGARGDAFAAAVHRLAGRAAG
- the ftsW gene encoding putative lipid II flippase FtsW — its product is MTSLSARDGGRPGLRAQFVALVGMLDRPLTSYYLVLGCSMLLLALGLTMVLASSNVKQLQETGSAYTLFQKQAMWMALGLPVMWLAARLPPRTFRALAYPLLLLSVIGLVIVLIPGLGSTVGGATRWIDLGPFQIQPSEPAKLSLALWGADLMARRERLGQLTDWRALLIPLLPGFGVVVMLVMIGHDLGTTLVLLTIFLTLLWVVGAPGRLFVGMTGLIGLLVAILIVVEPYRMQRLIGFLDSSGDPLGVRYQGTQGLLAIASGGWFGTGLGEGRAQWGFLPHAETDFIFAIIGEQLGLVGTLVVLGLFGLLAYAGLRIARRVRDPFMRLAAAAATGWLSVQAIVNIGAVIGVLPITGIPLPLVSYGGSALIPTLAALGMLLAFAQREPGARQALAARGPGPVRRALSWLGLARR
- the murG gene encoding undecaprenyldiphospho-muramoylpentapeptide beta-N-acetylglucosaminyltransferase; this translates as MRVVLAGGGTAGHIEPALALADALRREDPSVQITCLGTERGLETRLVPQRGYELALIPPVPLPRTLTPRLLTVPGRLRGAINAAAAVLDRVQADVLVGFGGYVATPGYLAARKRRIPIVVHEANPRPGLANRLGARFTEHVAVSHHDTPLPHARFVGIPLRREIATLDRLAMGDKARSYFGLLPDLPTLLIFGGSQGARSLNRAAVACAPAFRAAGIQVLHIVGPKNTEEPEPSRGGPQYVTLPYCDRMDLAYAAADMAMCRAGAMTCAELAAVGLPAAYVPLPHGNGEQRLNAEPIVAAGGGLLVDDAELSPEWIRGNLLPVLGDPARVAQMSEAAAQMGRRDADMALAGLVREVVRGARAR
- the murC gene encoding UDP-N-acetylmuramate--L-alanine ligase, whose product is MSGAARPGAAGEAMRHVHFIAIGGAGMSGIARIMLRRGITVSGSDAQDSAMLAQLAGLGARVFVGHSAEHLGDADTVVVSTAIRETNPELRAARERGLRVLHRSEALAALMAGRRAVAVAGTHGKTTTTSMLTVVLQHAGADPAYCIGGQLVTTGLGADDGTGDVFVAEADESDGSFLRYTPQIAVVTNVEADHLDNYGAFEQVKENFHRFVRRVAPDGALVASADDPVARELAGAARERGLTVVSYGEAADADLRITAFTPRGLGSRFEIEGLGEVTLEVPGRHYAHNATAVVAVARLLGHDFTVVREGLASFAGSMRRLERKGEAAGVQVFDSYAHHPTELTADLQATREYLGQLPGEGRIVAVFQPHLYSRTRFFAAEFGRALGLADVAVVLDVYGAREDPEPGVSGRLIADAVPDGTRVEYVPDTADVPEVVAGLARPGDLVLTLGAGDVTKLGPLILERLG
- a CDS encoding cell division protein FtsQ/DivIB, which codes for MAQTQARRGRAAAPAAQDGRRPRWRPIGVTLLVLALLAAATWVLLGSRLLVVRQVEVSGTELVRHDRLVAAAGVRLGLPLARLDTDEVRARVQRIREVESATVRRVWPGTVRIEVRERVPLVAVERAGRFWQIDRFGVTVTESAQRPAALPVLNVAAPRPGDPATDAALRVVQELPERLARRLTTVDAPSPESVTLRLAAADGAGPLTVVWGPPGRAEEKSRLVEALRRTPAGRSARTIDVSSPEVVTTR
- the ftsZ gene encoding cell division protein FtsZ — protein: MAAPQNYLAVIKVVGIGGGGVNAVNRMIEEGLKGVEFIAINTDAQALLMSDADVKLDVGRELTRGLGAGANPDVGRKAAEDHREEIEEVLKGADMVFVTAGEGGGTGTGGAPVVANIARSLGALTIGVVTRPFSFEGKRRAMQAEAGIETLRDEVDTLIVIPNDRLLSISDRQVSVLDAFKAADQVLLSGVQGITDLITTPGLINLDFADVKSVMSGAGSALMGIGSARGDDRSVAAAEMAISSPLLEASIDGAHGVLLSISGGSDLGLFEINEAAQLVSNAAAPDANIIFGAVIDDALGDEVRVTVIAAGFDEGRPTKPAPEPETARRIPASATRPNTPPQNPIPTRVGRSDSAPAAPQQSVAQAAAAPAPAQPAPAPAPARQERSDSGDDDPASGERSGDPAPAKNTPSTASGNAPSSAGPAKPERESGTAEREPGAVTPPRPRPAADQNPPRVPAGDGDGGPSTGPRRRPVVFDEDDDLDVPDFLK
- a CDS encoding YggS family pyridoxal phosphate-dependent enzyme, whose product is MGLAGSVRARRDELAANLRTVRERIAAACAAAGRDPAEVTLVAVTKTFPASDVRLLAGLGVADVGENRDQEAAAKAAECADLPLTWHFVGQLQTNKARSVAGYADVVHSVDRTRLVTALSSAAVRAGRTLRCLVQVSLDERPGRGGAAPSEVPELADLIAASDGLELGGVMAVAPLGADPAPAFARLAGVAERLRAAHPSATVISAGMSGDLEQAVACGATHVRIGTALLGGRGAIVR